One Mycolicibacterium parafortuitum DNA segment encodes these proteins:
- a CDS encoding D-alanine--D-alanine ligase family protein yields MSPRIRVAVIYGGRSSEHAISCVSAGSILRNLDPERFEVTAVGITPGGSWVLTDGRPETLAITDGRLPGVTGESGTELALTADPARRGQLLSLGEAAGDILAAVDVVFPVLHGPYGEDGTIQGLLELAGIPYVGAGVLASAAGMDKEFTKKLLTAAGLPVGDHVVLRARDTTVALEDRERLGLPVFVKPSRGGSSIGVSRVTSWDQLPAAVELARRHDPKVIVEAAIPGRELECGVLEFPDGHLEASTVGEIRVAGVRGREDGFYDFETKYLDDAAELDVPAKVDDAVADEIRALAIRAFTAIDCQGLARVDFFLTENGPVINEINTMPGFTTISMYPQMWAATGVDYPTLLATMVETAVARGTGLR; encoded by the coding sequence GTGAGTCCCCGCATCCGCGTCGCCGTGATCTACGGCGGACGTAGCTCCGAACACGCGATCTCGTGTGTTTCCGCAGGCAGCATCCTGCGCAACCTCGACCCGGAACGCTTCGAGGTGACCGCGGTCGGCATCACCCCGGGCGGGTCCTGGGTGCTCACCGACGGCAGGCCGGAGACGCTGGCGATCACCGACGGCAGGCTGCCCGGCGTGACAGGCGAGTCGGGCACCGAACTCGCCCTGACCGCCGACCCCGCACGCCGCGGCCAGCTGCTGTCGCTCGGCGAGGCCGCCGGCGACATCCTCGCGGCCGTCGATGTCGTCTTCCCGGTGCTGCACGGCCCCTACGGGGAGGACGGCACCATCCAGGGACTTCTGGAACTCGCGGGCATCCCGTACGTCGGGGCCGGCGTGCTGGCCAGCGCGGCGGGCATGGACAAGGAGTTCACCAAGAAGCTGTTGACCGCCGCGGGCCTGCCCGTCGGCGATCACGTCGTGCTGCGGGCCCGCGACACCACGGTGGCGCTGGAGGACCGCGAGCGCCTCGGGCTGCCGGTGTTCGTCAAACCGTCGCGCGGCGGCTCGTCGATCGGCGTCAGCCGCGTCACCAGCTGGGATCAGCTGCCCGCCGCGGTCGAGCTGGCCCGCCGCCACGACCCGAAGGTGATCGTCGAAGCCGCGATCCCCGGCCGGGAACTCGAATGCGGCGTGCTGGAATTCCCGGACGGGCACCTCGAAGCCAGCACCGTCGGCGAGATCCGGGTCGCCGGGGTGCGCGGGCGCGAGGACGGCTTCTACGACTTCGAGACGAAATACCTCGACGATGCCGCCGAACTCGACGTGCCGGCCAAGGTCGACGATGCCGTCGCCGACGAGATCCGGGCACTGGCCATCCGCGCGTTCACCGCGATCGATTGCCAGGGGCTCGCCCGCGTCGACTTCTTCCTGACCGAGAACGGGCCGGTGATCAACGAGATCAACACGATGCCCGGGTTCACCACGATCTCGATGTATCCGCAGATGTGGGCGGCCACCGGGGTCGACTACCCGACGCTGC
- a CDS encoding cystathionine gamma-lyase: MSGTYGDSTRSVKAVASEEIPGEPVVAPPVPAATYHLSADEGDALDSYGRKSNPTWRRLESALAALEGSATALCFGSGMAALTAVLRVLAEPGRTLVVPADGYYQVRAYAEEFLAPRGVTVVEARCAEMIEAAARADVVLAETPSNPELDVVDLHRLAMDCRARGTVLVVDNTTATPLGQQPLSLGADLVVASATKALSGHSDVLAGYVAGSHPELMARVERERLHTGPILGAFEAWLVLRSLGSAGLRFERQCQNAAAVALMMRDHPAVRSVRYPGLADDPSHGVAAKQMRRFGGIVSVELADADAVHDLVARSELLVASTSFGGIHTSVDRRARWGDRVADGFARISLGIEDTDDLIKDLQRALGPGATTPSR, translated from the coding sequence CTCCGAGGAGATTCCGGGCGAGCCGGTGGTCGCCCCGCCGGTTCCGGCCGCCACCTACCACCTGTCCGCCGACGAGGGCGACGCGCTGGACAGCTACGGCCGCAAGTCGAATCCGACGTGGCGCAGGCTCGAATCGGCGCTCGCCGCTCTGGAAGGGTCCGCTACCGCACTGTGTTTCGGCTCCGGGATGGCGGCACTGACAGCGGTGCTGCGGGTGCTCGCCGAACCCGGCCGCACACTGGTGGTGCCCGCCGACGGCTACTACCAGGTGCGCGCGTACGCCGAGGAGTTCCTCGCGCCGCGCGGGGTGACGGTGGTCGAGGCGCGGTGCGCCGAGATGATCGAAGCCGCCGCGCGCGCGGACGTGGTACTGGCCGAGACACCGTCGAATCCGGAACTCGACGTGGTGGATCTGCACCGGCTGGCGATGGATTGCCGGGCGCGCGGCACCGTCCTCGTCGTCGACAACACCACCGCCACCCCGCTGGGGCAGCAGCCGCTGTCCCTCGGCGCCGACCTGGTGGTGGCCAGCGCCACCAAGGCGCTGTCCGGGCACAGTGACGTCCTCGCCGGTTATGTCGCCGGCAGCCACCCCGAGCTGATGGCGCGGGTGGAACGGGAACGTCTGCACACGGGCCCGATCCTCGGCGCGTTCGAAGCGTGGCTGGTGCTGCGCAGCCTCGGTAGCGCGGGGCTGCGATTCGAGCGGCAGTGCCAGAACGCCGCGGCGGTGGCGTTGATGATGCGCGACCATCCCGCCGTGCGGTCGGTGCGCTATCCCGGCCTCGCCGACGATCCCTCCCACGGGGTCGCCGCCAAGCAGATGCGCCGCTTCGGCGGCATCGTATCGGTGGAACTGGCCGACGCCGACGCGGTCCACGACCTCGTCGCGCGCAGCGAGCTGCTGGTGGCCTCGACGAGCTTCGGCGGGATCCACACCTCGGTGGATCGGCGCGCGCGCTGGGGTGACCGGGTGGCCGACGGCTTCGCGCGGATCTCGCTGGGCATCGAGGACACCGACGACCTCATCAAGGACCTGCAGCGGGCACTCGGACCGGGCGCAACAACGCCGAGCCGGTAA